The genomic stretch cctttttttttttttttttttaaacatttatttattgctgagagacagagcatgagcaggggaggggcagacagagagggagacacagaatccgaagcaggctccaggctctgagccgtcagcacagctggacatggggctcaaactcacgagccgcaagatcacgacctgagcagaggctggatactcaaccgactgagccacccaggcaccctttctgTGTTCAGTTTTAAGTCAATTCTCTCCTGGGCAATAGTTTGACTCGACTTTAAATACACTACAATGAAAAGGCAACTCTGGAACGTACCTGTTAACTCAGGTTTCTGCTTTGTCGTTTTCATAAACCGTTTCCACAGCACCTCTCAACTAGAGGCGGAATCGTTGTAAAATGTTACGGATAGAAAACTGAGGATTGCTCAGTGAAGCTGAAGAATGCTCAACAGCTTAATCTTCTTGTTCAAATTGTACTGATTTTCAGAAATGAGCTTGCTAAATCTGGCACCGTCTTCTGGTATTCTCACTTAATAGGACCAATCTTAAGTAGTAATGGGGTGAGAAAGTGAGTCTATCACTTAGTGTCTTTAAAAGGTCAACTATGGGGCCCATTTTGCTTGTCCAAAAGCAGTCCCCTCAAAATAGGGGCAAAGGTTCAGCTGGTACAGAACTGGTGGCCCACGTGAGACATCTCTCACATCATCATCAGGCCGGAGAGGACACACATTTGTGGACGCATCTTGGCAAAATGGTTTCAAGGGCATGGCTTATGTAACCGAGCAAATTATTACCATCCACCATCCACAGTGGAGTGTGGAACTCGAGCTGCGAATCTATTTCTCACACCGTCCCCAATCCCCTGCGAGATCACCCACGGCTCTCACTTCCTGTGGCGGAACACATACCAAAGCCAAGACGCAGTGAAAGAACACGGATCTTCTGGCCCGGGAGCCCTGAGCGGGCACCCCGATGCCCAGCACTCCCGGCAAGATAATCTGCACCTCGTCTTCCGTCTGCAGGACAGCGACACCAGCCACCAACACTTGCAGGACAGCGCATGTGACTGAACTTATTTGGGGTCGGGAGCCTGCTGTATCATCTGGACTTGGGGACAGACTCATGTGGGTAGTCCAGTGACAGCGATAAAAGCACACAGAATTCTACGTGCTAATACCTGGGAATTTAAACTGTACTTCCTATTTTCAAACTTTAACACCACCTTCTGATAAATCTTGCCTCTGGCTGAGCTTATACTCCAGTTCTCATTCTCTTCAGTAAGTCAGTAAAGGAAGAACACAGGTTACATAACAAAGGTGCCCCTCCGGCTTTGGGTTTAACAGCAGGTGAAAACTAAGCAGAAAGAACACTTGCAGAAGGAGAACTCCGACTCTGAAAGACAAAACCTGCGTATTTACTTGCTTAGATTTGGGAGCCTGACTGCTCACAAAAGGATTCAGAGATGTTTCTTTATTGTCAAGCTGCAACATACATGGTTTAATACAACAAAAAAGCATTTAATCAGGTGAAAAAGAAGctgaacaataaacaaataaacactcaaaacaaaatattttccattggAAACATGTTAAGATGAATACGGGGTTTCGTTACCATCTTACTGCAATTTTCTTGTGTGTTACCAGCCTACATACCCCATGTTCTCTGTAATCATGCAGGTGTGAATGGGAGTTTGAAcgattaaatacatgaaaagtcCGTTTACTGCAGAGAGTCATTTCACGAGGCAGCCACACCGGGTTTAGAGGACAAAATCACTCAAGAAATTCTCCACGTCTTCGGGTTCGTTTTAGAATCCATGAACCTTAAGCTGTTCCTCCTTGACAATGCCAACCTGCAAGACAAACGTAAGAGAATCGCTCTGAGGGATGCAGGACTTCAGCCCCAAGAAAACGCGGAGCCCCGATGATAAAACAATCAGGGTTAACAGTCTGTTGCAACACTGTTCCTCGTGGCGTTTACTGTTAGCAATTCAGTAGACGCTGACATACCTTGACGTGCCCCAAAACTGGCTGTGCAGATACAAGAACGGTCACGTCATTCGAAtgacaaaataaaccaaaaacggTTCCGCTGCCTTTAAAGTGCCGATACTGTATTTCTCTCTGTTAACGGACTTACCTCATtcacgtgatttttttttttttgaacgaaGTAGGAGATAATTCACCTTGTCCTTGAATACAATTTTGGAAGCAATCTCAAGCTTGTACATAAAGCACCCAATCACTCACCTCCAGGAGAAACtggcaaatgttttttctttggtCACCTTGAAGCTGAATAACCTCTCCGTACTCGGGATGCTCAATCACAGTACCATTACAGGCGAATTTCTGGAGAAGGAGATGTGTCACACAATGGAGTCAGATACAACAAGGAGGTTTCACTTTGCCCATTAAGACCAATATACCATTTGAGTAGAGCTGATCGTGTTTAGGAAACACGTTTGGTCTCCCCAACACTCCCAAATTGATTTGCAAGTGAATCAGCAGGAAACATACGGGCAATGATTTTACTTAGAACACCAAGAACTGAGTATTCCACATTTCGTTTCTTTTGAAAGCCATTCACATCTCAGTTCGAAATGGGAGGCCACCCATAAATGCCTGGGTGTTAATTACCAGAACCAACAGGCTTTCCCCAGCCGGATCGCTTTCGCCCACACCGTTGGAGTGGAGTAAGGGTGTCCTGCTCGGAAGCGCATCAGTAGCTGTGGCTTAACCTTTCCTTCCCAACACCTTTACCTTTTTGAAAGCTTTCACAAGTTTCTTTTTGTCATAATCATCTGCAATGCCCTGGACAGTAGTCAGTGTCTTTCTGCCGTTCCGTTGCTGGATTCTTATATGAATGTAATCCTCAGTCCCTGCCGGGAGTAAGTCGTCACCCTTAGTTGCATCAGCAAAGGGGTCTGCAAagggacacacacaaaaaacgcCAAAGCGGAAGAATTACCTTCCAGAAAGTGATTCCCCGGTGTACGGCCCACTACGATCCAGGCCAGCGCCAAAGAAGGTTCTAGTGCCTCTGCTGTTTTTGCGGGTGGGGACGGGGcggtgatgggggtggggcattACCAAAACCCCCCGGCAAGGTGCTCTCGGCAAGGTGCTCTCGCAGAAAGAGGCACGTTTGAACGGCCGACGCCCCCCGACATCCGAACAGAAAACGCTATTCCAGGCAGACTTCTCGGGGAGCGTCGTCCtctaacggggggggggggatttcaaAAACACGATTTTACAGCTACGATAAAGACGTGCGTCATCTCGCCCCCATTCTGATGACAACAGAGGCACTCGAACGTGCCCACCCCAAGCACTTAACCGCGGCTGCGTCTGCAAGCAGCGAAACGGAGAAAGCTACCCACGTCCACGCACAAGCACGAGCACGGGTCTCCCCAAAGGCGTCATTTTACAGATTACTGCGCCCCGCCGGGGAAGCTGGACCGCGGGCCCGTGACCCATCGGAGGCCACGACCCGCGTCTCCAGCCCGACGCCCGCCGGAGCCGCTGGGCATCGGCTCCGACCGGAGCCGAAGGACGCCGATCCCCGGGGGTCCCGGCCCCGCGGCGCCCCGCGAGCGGAAGGGCAGGTCCGGGCGCGGCGGGGGCAGGGCCCGGGGctccgcggggggggggggggggggtcccggcGGCTGCGGCCGTCCTCGGGGAGGGGGTCGCCAGGGGCCCAGTCGCCATTTTCTGGGCGCCGAGACAAAGCCCCACTCGGGGTGCGGggagggcggcggggggcggggtggggtggtcCTCGGGGCTGCGGGGCGGCCGGCGGCCCCGCCGAGGGCGGGCCGGCAGGCGCGCGGGGGGCAGCGGGCAGGGGGCGGCGGCCGGATCTTACCGAAAGATTGGAGGTTCTGGATAGTGGACATGCGACACTAGTGTGAGGCCGGTGAGGGGATAAAATTGCTGCGGGGCCCGCCCGGATCACCGAGTCTGGAGGCTGCAGTGGCGAGAAAAACGTAAATAACTAAGGAGACGCTTCGCCCCGGGGTTGCGACTCGGCTggagcagcggcggcggcggcggaagccgggaggaggcaggaagaggcGAAGGAGGAGGCGGAGGAAGAGGCGGCGGCCACGGAGGCGAGGACGCGAGAGAAGAGGCGGCGCTGTGGCTTCTCCCACAAAATGGCCGACGGAGGCTATTTAGCCGCGCCCGCCGCCCCTCCCTCGTGACCCGCCCGCGCCGGGCATCCTGGGACTTGTAGTTTTCTCGAGGCG from Panthera uncia isolate 11264 chromosome C2, Puncia_PCG_1.0, whole genome shotgun sequence encodes the following:
- the EIF1B gene encoding eukaryotic translation initiation factor 1b, translating into MSTIQNLQSFDPFADATKGDDLLPAGTEDYIHIRIQQRNGRKTLTTVQGIADDYDKKKLVKAFKKKFACNGTVIEHPEYGEVIQLQGDQRKNICQFLLEVGIVKEEQLKVHGF